One Spiribacter halobius DNA segment encodes these proteins:
- a CDS encoding SDR family oxidoreductase produces MVIVTGGSRGIGAATARLAARRGYAVCINYHRNREAAEGVVDEITANGGQARAFAADVASEADVQALFEQAEEALGPVAALVNNAGVLEQQCRVENIDAARLTRILATNVTGAFLCCREAVRRMSTRHGGQGGAIVNVSSAASRLGAAGEYVDYAASKGAMDTLTIGLSREVAGEGIRVNAVRPAFIYTDMHADGGEPGRVDRLKASLPMQRGGQPEEVASAIVWLLSDEASYATGSFIELAGGR; encoded by the coding sequence ATGGTCATTGTCACCGGCGGAAGCCGGGGAATCGGTGCGGCTACCGCGCGCCTGGCGGCGCGGCGCGGTTATGCGGTCTGCATCAACTATCACCGCAATCGCGAGGCGGCCGAGGGAGTGGTCGACGAGATCACGGCCAACGGCGGGCAGGCGCGGGCGTTCGCGGCGGATGTGGCCTCCGAGGCCGATGTGCAGGCTCTGTTCGAGCAGGCGGAAGAGGCGCTCGGGCCGGTTGCCGCCCTGGTCAACAATGCCGGCGTGCTCGAGCAGCAGTGCCGCGTGGAGAACATCGATGCCGCGCGGCTGACCAGGATACTCGCGACCAACGTGACCGGCGCGTTCCTCTGCTGCCGGGAAGCGGTGCGGCGCATGTCGACGAGGCACGGCGGTCAGGGGGGTGCCATCGTGAACGTCTCCTCGGCGGCCTCGCGTCTGGGGGCGGCCGGAGAGTACGTCGACTACGCGGCATCCAAAGGGGCAATGGACACCTTGACCATCGGCCTGTCCCGTGAGGTTGCAGGCGAGGGGATCCGGGTCAACGCCGTGCGTCCGGCATTCATATACACCGACATGCACGCCGACGGCGGAGAGCCGGGCAGGGTCGATCGCCTGAAGGCATCTTTGCCCATGCAGCGCGGTGGGCAGCCGGAAGAGGTCGCCAGCGCCATCGTTTGGCTGCTGTCAGACGAAGCTTCCTACGCAACCGGGAGTTTCATCGAGTTGGCGGGTGGCAGGTAG